A genomic window from Streptomyces sp. 846.5 includes:
- a CDS encoding SMI1/KNR4 family protein has translation MNDRSPNGNWRANGVREHLAALRRADRKLTAFGARQHRYLLGPSLTEAGVAAFEERHGVVLPHEYRTFLLEVGDGGAGPHYGVFRLDGADAEEIGEPERTPGFLATPFPYTRDWNPNSRYPCPTWMDDDEHFDDRWITGSKALCHFGCGAVFRLVTTGACRGQVWFDDRGSDGGLSHAAPDFRSWYLEWLTTQETASGDRR, from the coding sequence ATGAACGACCGCTCACCAAACGGCAACTGGCGGGCCAACGGTGTCCGCGAGCACCTGGCAGCGCTGAGGCGCGCCGACCGCAAACTGACCGCCTTCGGCGCAAGGCAGCATCGATACCTGCTCGGGCCGTCCTTGACCGAGGCAGGCGTCGCGGCCTTCGAAGAGCGGCACGGCGTCGTTCTGCCGCACGAGTACCGTACCTTCCTTCTGGAGGTGGGCGACGGCGGTGCAGGCCCGCATTACGGGGTATTCCGACTCGACGGTGCCGATGCCGAGGAAATCGGCGAGCCCGAACGCACTCCCGGCTTCCTGGCCACGCCCTTCCCGTACACCCGGGACTGGAACCCGAACTCCCGCTACCCCTGCCCCACCTGGATGGATGACGACGAGCACTTCGACGACCGCTGGATCACCGGGTCCAAGGCCCTGTGCCACTTCGGCTGCGGGGCTGTCTTCCGACTCGTCACCACTGGGGCCTGCCGCGGCCAGGTCTGGTTCGACGACCGCGGCTCCGACGGCGGGCTCAGTCACGCCGCTCCGGACTTCCGTTCCTGGTACCTGGAATGGCTCACCACCCAGGAGACCGCCTCCGGGGACCGTCGATAA
- a CDS encoding phosphorothioated DNA-binding restriction endonuclease — translation MDWLERAARLRQWTGNGARAPHKPLLFLYALGQFQQDPDGELAYSAVEQDLKQLLAEYGPSNRTSPAYPFHHLQSDGVWEVHTDRGPGSPGSGVLELRATGAKGRLAPDLRAALRHEPVLLGRLARVLLDLHFPPSLHGDLCDAVGLELELAETELRPRPDGSRRRDARMRELVLTAYEYQCAFCGYDGRIGAVPVGLEAAHVRWWALDGPDEIDNGLCLCSLHHKLFDKGVLGLADDHRIMVTQRFIGRSPAAHEQVLSLTGRRLLGPQPGTRPISTHHREWHTRQVFHGTPRPGTAAPPASPLGFR, via the coding sequence ATGGACTGGCTGGAGCGCGCGGCACGGTTGAGGCAGTGGACCGGAAACGGAGCCCGGGCTCCGCACAAGCCGCTGCTGTTCCTGTACGCGCTGGGGCAGTTCCAACAGGATCCCGACGGAGAACTGGCCTACAGCGCGGTGGAGCAGGACCTGAAACAGCTGCTGGCCGAGTACGGGCCGAGCAACCGGACCTCCCCGGCCTATCCCTTCCACCACCTCCAGAGCGACGGCGTCTGGGAGGTGCACACCGACCGCGGTCCCGGAAGCCCCGGAAGCGGGGTGCTGGAGCTGCGCGCCACCGGCGCGAAAGGGAGACTTGCCCCGGACCTGCGCGCAGCCCTCCGCCACGAACCCGTACTGCTCGGACGCCTCGCCCGGGTCCTGCTCGATCTGCACTTCCCGCCGTCACTGCACGGCGATCTGTGCGACGCGGTCGGCCTGGAACTGGAACTGGCCGAGACCGAGCTGCGGCCACGACCGGACGGAAGCCGACGGCGCGACGCGCGGATGCGGGAACTGGTGCTGACCGCCTACGAATACCAGTGCGCCTTCTGCGGCTACGACGGACGGATCGGAGCCGTACCCGTCGGACTGGAGGCCGCACACGTGCGCTGGTGGGCGTTGGACGGTCCGGACGAGATCGACAACGGACTCTGCCTGTGCTCGCTACACCACAAGCTCTTCGACAAGGGCGTCCTCGGCCTCGCCGACGACCACCGCATCATGGTCACCCAACGCTTCATCGGCCGAAGTCCGGCGGCCCACGAACAGGTACTCTCGCTCACCGGCCGGCGGCTGCTAGGCCCGCAGCCGGGCACACGGCCGATCTCCACGCACCACCGCGAGTGGCACACCAGGCAGGTCTTCCATGGCACTCCACGTCCCGGAACTGCTGCGCCGCCAGCATCGCCGCTCGGCTTTCGGTGA